Genomic segment of Synchiropus splendidus isolate RoL2022-P1 chromosome 4, RoL_Sspl_1.0, whole genome shotgun sequence:
AATGTTTGTAGCTATTGGCGCAACAGTTAAACAACCCGCGCTATTTTCTTCTTCGTTGGTTTGCTTTGCTGCCTGTGACTGCCATCTGCCGGATACTGAATGTGGCGCACATTCTGAACCGCCAAAGGGAGAGTCAACATTCACGTGTTCGTAATGACCCTACAGCGACATGTATAATTAAACTATGCATCTTcattattaaatattcattttgaaTGCGTTGTCAAAGTAGAGACAAGAAAAGGATTTCATTGGCGACCTCTTGTATGACACCGGTTCTCAGGAGGGTTGACAGTGGAAGAGTTAATCCGTCTTTCGACGTAGTTAAAGATCGCATCTGAGCTCGGTGCCATAAATATGAGTCACCAGAACCACCTCAGCAGAACAGGACGAGCCACTCGCGATACCCTGAATATCTGGCTCTGTCTGGAGGACTTCATTTACATCGATTGTGTCCTTGAAATGTGAGTTTTCAGCTGAAAATTAGGAGCTGCTGCGTGGCATCCCACTCCGCACAAACCTGTGCTGAGCATGTTATAAATTCGCTTCTACCACAGTATTGGAAGGAGCCCACTTATTGTGAAGCAATAACTATTTTTGAAGCAATAAATGGGCTCCTGGTCCTCACAAACTTCAGAGGGTTAAAACGTCGGTAAAATCAGTTGATCATAATTGGGCGCAAGTTTGGTCTAGAGTTCTGGTTTAGGttgtccatttgttttggacagtTAAGTCAAGGGTAAAAGACTGGGGAAAACAatgtggcaatgagaggtcctcacaacatTAACgaaacaaacatgtgtgtgtgtgcctttgtATGGCTATACCTGCAGGGACAAATTCTTGCAAACACACCCCCTTGTTTGGACCGTGTGGCAAAATGGGGACAAGGTAAAGGCTCATATCTTTGAGAATTAAAACTTCATAACAGCTAGGTCATTATAAATGAAgctaagtttggtttaggtcccgATTGAGGTtgtttttggatggttgggtgtagagtgagaggctggggggagtcaatgaaatgtcctcacgaaacataaaaacgtgactgtgtgtgttttcgtGTTCGCGACGGAAAGAGGGAGCGATGTTTCCGACTGTCTCggcgtgtgtgcgcgtgcgtgcacCGGGCCACCTTAAATCATTCCGCCGAACACCACGTGACCATGTTCCTGGAAAGTTCCTGGAAATGCTTCTTTGTGTTTACGGGTGATGTCGTTTACTCGGTGGCTGAAGGCGGGTGTGGAGTCACGGGTAACGGAGGGACGGGTTGACATGCTCGGGGAGGCTTTTGGAGTGGTCGCGGCTCGCCGCAGTTCGGAAGCGACGGTCCTCACTGGGGTTGGAAAACACCGCCACTGACAGCTCGGTGCTTCATCCTGCTGACCCGCCATTCAGGGGCAGGGAGGTACCGACGATAAATGAAGTCACTCTGTCAGATGTAACGTGAGGGCCAAACAGATGAAATATGACTTGGACTTTTGCAATGGGTCTGTTAAATTGTCACCGCTGAAATCAAGCTAACTGCTAGCCGCTCGAAAGCCGACTGTCAGGTATGTCAAGTGTTTGTTCATAAATGTCAGGATAGTTCCATTGTGCTACGGTCAAATGTTCAGTCCTTTACAACGGCTTGTATCAACCAGTCCATTTATTATAGTCGCAGTGTTTCCCATTTGTAAACAGCTAATTTTGTTACGCCAAAGTACTGAAGGGAGAGAAGAAAGGTAGGGCTGTTCAACAGTGATATCTCTTTTAATTTTATGACGTGCTTCAAACGGAACCCTTCTGTAAccagtttattttattagacgTAAAATGAGATTAAAACATGTGATTCGGATTTCCTGACTGCAATCCAGGACCAGCCTAAAATCATTAATCAGAGATTGCTGTTTTGATTTTCTGTTTGTCACGAGTCGTATAATTGAATCTAGTCCCGTGTTTATTTAATGGTAACTGTTAATACATTATTGACTTGTGGGCTCCGTTCCACACTGTGAAGATGTTCAAATAATGATGAGTAAatgcaaataataaaaataatgattgaTACACAGCAGCTATAAACAAACGGAAAAATGACACAAATGCAGTAGTTTGGCATCAGAGACTTGTCCAGAAATGAACCTGATTTAAAAGATCTAAATGAATtcgatttttttaatctttcctttcttccttttggtttAGCAAAAATTACATCTGGACATTGAATCATTTAGAGTACATAGCTAAAATAATCTTAATAAATTGTTTGCCTTGTTCAGTCATTTTTATCATGCAtcaaacaatttattttttgtcatcgTGTCTTAATTCAGCTCAAGCATAATGTGAACTTATACTTAAATAGTCACGTAAGTGGATGACCAACTGTGTGACCTCTCTGATGGTTCAAAGAGCTGCAGACCCTTGTCCCTCATCTGAGCTGTGAAGGTTGATGACCAATGACCTGCCAGTCGTCAGATTCCACAGACGTCACAGTGAGCAACAGACAAGCTGAAGACAACTACAGTTCTGTGGAATCTGATgaaagatgcatttctttggccATGAAAGATCTGAAGAACACAGGTACCATGTTGCTAAAGATCTGTCGCAGGGCTTCTGTGGGCTTCTGTCATTTCAtgttccatgaaacctcactttTGTCATACGAGTTGCAAGTTGAATAGAAAATGTAGTCAACACACTATTTGCTGTTACAACCTGGCAGGTCGTGGACCCTTAGTGGTCAATTTGTTTAGAGAAATTTAACCCCAGTCTTCAGCGTCTCCTTACTAGTTGGATTGGCTTGATAGGAACTACTTGTTGTAAGAGGAAACTGACTCCAATTGAGGGCTGTCCAACTGACCCTTTTTATCCAAATTCCCCTTAATGTGTAAAACTCTCTCGCTTCACCGTCACCCGAGCAGCCTCACACCGTCACGTTGCCCTTGTCATGCTTTTCTGGTGGCACTGCTTCGACATATTTTTACTTACTACCTTTTCACATATATTATTTTGTGTGATCCCAAAAGCTAGTCGTCTGTCCATAACACTTTGCCTCCAAGTGTCCTCTGTCCACTGCTGAATTTGTTTTCCAAATGTTTTCCTTTAATGGCTTATCTGCCAAGAAAGTGGCCTTTTTCCTCTGGACTTTTAGAGGGTCTTTTATTGTTTAGTATATCTATCATAGGAATAATAAGAAAATTGAAGGCATTCCAAGTTGTGTAACACTTGTCTAGACTGTATCatcaatgaatatttcatggtatattggaaaaaaatagtGCTTTCCTTTCCTAAATAGGAGCATTCCTAATGATCCCAATCTTGATACAGCTTTAATGACACGCTACAAATGCGTTTGCTACAACCCGTCAACGAAGAACATGCATCTCAGTATATGCTATCCTTTATCCAGACACTTTATATACTGTACTGTAGCTTTCCTCCTCTCAAAAAGAAAACCTTGCTAAGTGAAATGTAATGTACTCCAAAGTGTGTCTAGAATTATTTTAACTGAGTTCTTCCTGACAGGCTGGTACTGGGGAAGCCTAACGGCAAATGAGGCCAAAGAAATCCTCCAGGACGCTGAAGAGGGCACCTTCCTGGTGCGAGACAGTTCCCAGCGTGATTACCTTTACACCATCTCAGCCATGACATCTGCAGGTCCCACCAACCTTCGTATCGAGTACAAACATGGTAAATTCAAGCTGGACTCTGTGGTTCTAGTCAAGCCCAAGCTAAAGCAGTTTGACAGTGTGGTCCATCTGGTGGAACACTATGTTCACATGTCAAGGACTAGTGAGAAGGGGGCTGCCAGCTCTCAGACCTCTGCAGCGCCAAATGGTACTGTTCAACTGTTACTCACAAAACCTGTTTATACCACCATGCCGCTGTTGCAGCACCTCTGTCGCATCGCCATCAACCGGACCACCAGACGGGTTGAGGACCTGCCGTTGCCCAACAGACTGAAGGACTATCTGACAGACTACATCTATGATGTGTAGTAATCCTTGAGGGTTAGAGTGTTAAATCTCTTTGTGATCTTGCCAGAAGAAGGCAATTCTTTGGGTTTTCTCCAGCGGAAAGTCTCTGAAACAAGGAAATGTAACGGATTGTCTTCAGCTATGAACTTGAGGAATGTTGATCCTTTGAAATGAACCAGACATCATTTGTTGTGGTACAAAATGAGTGATGTGATTGGATAGTGCCTAAAGTAGGTGGAAAATGTTGTTGAATTTCAGCAAGTTCCTGACATGCTGGTCACACATACATTTGTTCAACACATAATGGATTACTCCAGtgggtttttgttttccagtacAGTGTCACAGAACTGGCGTTTTGTAAATTCTACATCAACCCAGAGAGCTCCAACGGTCCTTTTCTATAAAAGAACTAGATATACAAAGCAAAATCAATGCTAGAGATGTGGGCttccaaaaaaatgtcacagagATGCAGTTGGAAGCGAATTACAGTACTTCCTAGTGACATGATAAGAAAACATTCACGCCAGACTGGTATTCTCtgaaaaaatgtcacacaaATTCTGTCTGAAATTTTATAAATGGTTTTCGAACTGTTCTTCACCACATGACAAATGACAATAGTTGTATTTCCCtccatttttaaattgaagTTTACACTGAGGGattaataaaggccatctaatctcaTCTGTACATGACCACTTTGGAATGTCTAGTGTGCAAAGCCCTTAACACTTCAGAAATCATGCGagctctgtttttcttttaaaattgaTGATTTCTTCTAGTTTCTCAGGTTTCATGCTGTGTCGGCTAATTCATCACTTTGACATCCAGTTTGAAATCTCAAGTCACTCAGCTTtggcatatttatttttagttagaCACTGTTGCTTTTACACCATGCTGCAAAGACGTTCTGCTCTGTGCTGTGAGATGCTTTGACTGTATTAAGTTTCAAAACAAGaataagatcaataaaaaaattgaaatgtggtttgcACTTGACCGATGAAAATACTGGTAAATTGTCATCTTATATCATGTTATGTTAGATTTCATGGGTCATCATTCTTTTAAAGATGGTCTTGACAATGTCGTATTCGTTGACATTTCCTACTTTCTGTTGACGGCCTTTCAGGGGAAATCTAAGGAAATCTTGAATGGTAATTGAAACAAGTAGCAGTACACACAATAAGGCATTTAAAAGCTCCAAGTTGACCACCAcccatgaataaataataatctaatCGTGCTCATTGGTGCACTCATAGAGCCAATCCCTTTTTCATCAACAGAAGAGGATTAACagatgattatatatatatatatatatatatatatatatatatatatatatatatatatatatatatatatatatatatatatatatatatatgtgtgtgtgtgtgtgtgtgtgtgtgtgtgtgtgtgtgtgtaatgtacGATCTTGTATGGTAAATGTGTTCCACTTGTGTTTCAAGTCGGACACAATAGCAATGCGCGCCGATTAACATGGATCCAGTTCACCAGACTTTGCTTCGGCGCAACCGACTTTATCTGTCTGAACATCTGGAGGTCAGCGATACGATCGTTCCATTTCTCTACCAGGAGGGAATTTTAACCTTCGATCACGTGGAGAACGTCGAAGCTCCACAGACAAATCGGAAAAAATGTATGAAGCTGCTGGACATTCTGCCGTGTCGAGGTCCGACGGCTTTCGCCACTTTCCTGCGGTCCTTGGATGACTACAGCTGGGTTAGAGACAAGCTGGTGCAGGACTTGGAATCCCTACCTGGAGGAGATGTGGGAACAGGTGTGGAGTCACTGGCAtgtatctttaaaaaaagtaattttcatTCATCAAATCAATGATATCAAGTTTGTTCTGAGAACCAATATTACCTCAGTAGTACGGTGTAACTGAAAGTTTGCAAGCTGTAAACAGCTTTCATCTCCTGGGTCAGGCTGACTTTACACCATAATGTTGGCAGTTGATAGTAGTGGTGAGTGATAAGATAAGCTTTTATTTGGGCCACTGGTGGAAAATTTACCTTTTGCTTGTTGATGTCGGCTGCCCACCAATCCGCTGTCTccaaacagataaaaaaaaaacttgtttgcGTCAGTACTGAGAATGAGATGTGACGTTAATGGCACTGCAAACCCGTCTAGTGTAAATAAACACTCAAGTTGAGTAAGTTATTGTTTCGCAAGACCTCAATCAAACCCACATCTAGGAAACAGAATTATACTACTAGATTGCATGTTGCAGTACTAATAAATAGAAATTTGGAAAGTCCTCGACTTTGTCTTATTGATAAATTCAAACAGACTGGTTGTGAGGAGACTGGACCTATTCCAGCTACCTGGTGCAAAAGGCAGGGGACCTTTACCCTTTAAATTAAGATACGCCATTCTCACTGTTTGATTGGAATTATCGGCTTACAGTTTGTTCATGATCAAGCGATTTTTGCTTCATTGTTTTCACAGTAAATGGTTTGTTACCCTAAAGACTACTTAGCTGTATGTGCAAGTAAGCATCTTGTCATAGTCACAACACATGCTCACAGCTTTCCACTCAAAATACTTTTTCAGCTGCTTCATCACCTCATTTTCAAATTCTGAAGAGTTGCTCTTTTGTTTGTCGACAATTGAGGTCAGAATCTTGCCATGGTCACCTTCTCATCAGCTCCTGCAGATCTGCATCATGTTTTTAATGCCACTGAGTTTAGAGCCAAGCTAAGAATCATGAGCTACAGAGTGAAATTTTGATTTCTTGTGTTCTGTGTAGGTGACTGGAAACTTCCGGACTCGGTTCTGATGAAGGTTCCGTCAGATCAAGAGTTATCCAGATTGGCCTCCGTCCTTGGCGGTGACTGGGAGGTGGTCATTCTTGACCTGGGCGTGTCGGAAAAAGTGCTGTATCGCTGTCGTGCTAATCACTCATGTGATATTCACGGGGCGGCGTTGGCTGCTCTCATTCATTGGAGACAGTCTCAAGGAAAACAAGCCACTGTACAGAAACTGGTGCTGAGCCTGGCTGCAGCTGGAGTCCACCCATCTGTTCTTCGGGATGTCCTGTGTGACACCGCATTGTAGCAAATGTTGACGGTTCTACGGCAGTGCGGATACATTATGGACAGCTCATGGTCGGCCATGGATCACACAATGACTTTCAGAATAGTCCTCTTCTTCGCACAACAGAAGACACAGACATATTATCTGTTAATGTGATCATTATCTTTGGCTGGTCTGTTCACTTTGGTCGAAAATAGCCAACAGCAAAGTACAATTTGACCTACATTttaatgtatgagccacattctGAGTGCTCAGATGCTTTAACCATGCTACTGACAACCCATTGTGAATTATGCCTCAAAATCTCAGGTCTGTCTCAACCAACTTATGGTAAAAAGAACCTATTTATTATTCAATGTTAATTCGCTATTAAATAGTTTCAAGATTATATTATGTGGTATCAGTGCTTAAATGTCAATTCTTCTTATTGTTTCCCTCCTTTGGATGTTTTTAACCTGTTTGCCACATTTATTAAAATTTgggccattttcaaaatattaatTGGGACATATGTATATGGTAAAGATATGATTTCTCCCTATCAGTAACAAACTAGGCAAATTGTTggctaaataaaaacatgtaatTAAAATAGGAAAACTGGATCATGGATCATGGAAACATCAGTGTTTAACTGTATTCACATCATGTATCATACAGTATCAGTCACAAATACTCGCTAGAAATTATTACAATGTGTATCAGATTAATTAATTGATCTGTTAATGTTTACGCAGAATGCCACATTCcatcatttaaattttaaatgcaGATCTGAGGTTGACTTTTTATCTGTAGGCATTGTAAGATATGTCCATGTTATGATCCTCAATGGGTGTGTTTGGGAAACATCCAATCACAGATCTGAGCCCAAACTGTCAAAGTTGTCTTGCAGGTATTTTTCTCAGCACCGACAAATACACTGCTTTTAGCAGATTGAGCAATACCCTTCATCATGAACGTATGCTTTGTAATACTTTTAAAAGCCTTCTATTTCAGATTCATCATCAGTGCAGGAGCAGAATGTTGAGTTTCACACAACACAATCTGAcagtttattattgtattttaatcctttgttttctttatacACAACTTGAttgcatttaaaatataaaatgaattgaGTTTAATGAGAAGAAAACCTCATCAAGAAAAATAATGCCATCGTCAGCTGTAcgtataaataaagaaaatggcaATGGAAATCATAAGTACACAAATTCTATTGATGTGGGTTTTTAttatgaacaacaacaaaaaacttgaCATATGaagcactttgttttgttgttacgACTGAAAAAGATTCTAAGAAATCATGCTGCTTAACCGATGAACCAGCTGTACTGCAGCCTCATCTTGTGGACAgaagtgatttttatttaaacaagTATCATAAACCTTTAAAGACACTCAGTCATTTCTGTTCCAGCATTGCTTATTATAGCTTTATTTGTGACCAAGTGACCGCACTTAAGTTGCCATTCCACCTCGATATACTGAGTGAAACATTCCAAACTCGATATTATGACTTGAATCAAATGGATTTTTATGGAATTTGAATGAGAGTTTGATGTTTTTAAGCTCGCGTTGAAGATTATCCTGCCTTGGCTGCCATTCATTTATTCCTTAAGAGCCTGCAGAGCTGCTTCATGCAGAGGATCAGTTTTCTGACTCACAAATTTAAGGTGGACCGTCGAGTTACAGAACTTTCCCTCAAACTTGTTTTCCAGTTACAGGCGCTTGCAAaagtccaagtgtgtgtgtgcgtgcgtgttagTAGGcgggcttgtgtgtgtgtctgtgtgtctgtgtgtaaagCTGCAGATGCGTGACGTGCTGCTGTCTTCATGAGAATTCTTTACAGTTTCTTAGAAAACTGCGGACGCTGAGTTTTCATCTCATTGGCTTCCAAGAACCTCTGGACAGTTTTATTGCTGGAAGTGAGCGCGTGTCACGCTTTCTTTATGTCCACATTTTTTAActcactgtgtgtgtcttttttttttctattgctgGTAAATGGCTTTTCTTGGGAACCAATGGGTTAAATCTGGTGTTTATAAATACAGTGAGAGAATGTGAAGTACCTGTGGGTTTGATACACTCAACAACACTGTGTGCTGAGGCAAAACTCGCGACAACAGCCATGACATAGAATGAGCTTTATGAAGCGGAACACTGTGCTGGTATAACAATACCTTGCAGCACTCTAGTGGGGAGCAGCCTGGAAGGTTCAAGGTTCCTCCCAGCGTTCCTGAAATATATCCTTCAGATTTATTGGTGGTTTCGAAACTTCCAGCAGTCTGTATGCGAGTCTGtctctttgtttcccataatggACAGGAGACCTCACAGGGAtgttatttccatctctctagATAACAGGCTCGTCGTCACAACTAAGTCCAAAACGCATTCTTTAAGTCTAAATTGTTTCTCAAACTATTCATCAACAAAGGTTATATTAATCAAAGCTGAACAAAAAGAGGCGTCATAACACACAGGTCACTCACGCCACTGAATCTGAATCCAGTCTCAGCCACCATGCAAGACATGTCAGCGGAACATTTACTGGAGTGAAATTTGTCCAAAGAGTGTTAAAGtccaaacaagttcaaatgaaGAGACACCTTATAATACAAAGTAAAAGCATGTTGTCAAATAACACTTTGCATCTCACTCAGGGACGTCAAAACATGACTGACTTACATCATCACTTAGCCTTTATTCATTTTACACCAATTACTCCCTTTACTGTGCAGCAGGGTACTGAACATACTAAGCTAATGGGGAGAGGTTCACTGAAACACTGAATGGAGTAAATGCCTGCGTGCTCTCAGAGCCTCTTCCTGGAATATCGCTGACTGATCCAGTTTTTACACACCAGGCAATTGGGTTCAGAATCATGTTATTGTCAGGAGCTGACGCAGAGTTCTGTTTTCTTGGAATATAAAATGATAATGTGTTTCACACATTGCTGGACATATGTGATCATCTTATCATATCTAATCTATTCATGTCCATTGGGTGAGCTAAAGCAagcccaaaaatatttttgtataaAATTCTGTATGATATTTGACTCCAATTAAATGTGTATTTACACAAGCCAATGTAAGATAATTTCCAGattgtaattcatttttaaaggggtgctgttttatttttccataagAGTTAACTATTGTGTTTGCATGATGAAGCATCACCTGGATTATGAAATTGTGTGAAAATAAGCCTATAGAATATGACACATTCAATTGATTTGCGTACAAATAAATCTAAACTCCCCCATCATTGTGCCAGTGCAATTCATGGAATCACCTCTTTACTGCaggtatatatgtatattttttttattttttttttgactgcaaGAGACAGAGGGGGAcatgtgttttcctgaaggTGTACTGTACTGTTTTCTGATGTGAACACACCAATAAAGTCCTTTTGGGAGGAACTGTGAACTTTATGTTGTCCACGACAAAAACgaggaaaaacataaaacacagcacTCCTCAAAACAGAAACAGGTCAGGGCTTAAGTTCGCAAAGTGAAACGCCACAACAAATGACCATTGAGTccatatgtttattttttactttatcaATTAATGAATCAACAAACTGTTTTAGTTAAGCTCCTCTAAATGCCCATCGTCCATTTTTAGTTGTAGTCCATTTTGTGACCTTAGCTAAATAGACCTTTCAAaagtagcaaagaaaaaaataaaataaaataataaatacaaaaaatatatataattgtattattattgttgttttagaGAACTTCCATTTAGTTCATAAGATCGAGATCGAGTCTGGAAGGAAAACTTGTGACAGAACCAGACTACATCCATGAATTCTGTGTGATATGTATAGATATGTGCACAGTGAGTGTTGTCAGCGCGGGAAGGAAACCTTCATTCATTCAACCCGGTATTTCATTACTAACCGGGAGGATGTTCACAAGGAacggaggaggaggtgcagcTGCACTCAGCTGCCAGTGCAAAGTACCAACACCCTGGACTCTAGAGGTCAGTACGACACAGGTGTACGGCTTGATGGGGACGTTTCGATTGGATGGGCTTTTT
This window contains:
- the cradd gene encoding death domain-containing protein CRADD: MDPVHQTLLRRNRLYLSEHLEVSDTIVPFLYQEGILTFDHVENVEAPQTNRKKCMKLLDILPCRGPTAFATFLRSLDDYSWVRDKLVQDLESLPGGDVGTGDWKLPDSVLMKVPSDQELSRLASVLGGDWEVVILDLGVSEKVLYRCRANHSCDIHGAALAALIHWRQSQGKQATVQKLVLSLAAAGVHPSVLRDVLCDTAL
- the socs2 gene encoding suppressor of cytokine signaling 2, with the translated sequence MTCQSSDSTDVTVSNRQAEDNYSSVESDERCISLAMKDLKNTGWYWGSLTANEAKEILQDAEEGTFLVRDSSQRDYLYTISAMTSAGPTNLRIEYKHGKFKLDSVVLVKPKLKQFDSVVHLVEHYVHMSRTSEKGAASSQTSAAPNGTVQLLLTKPVYTTMPLLQHLCRIAINRTTRRVEDLPLPNRLKDYLTDYIYDV